In Silurus meridionalis isolate SWU-2019-XX chromosome 19, ASM1480568v1, whole genome shotgun sequence, the DNA window AAGTGACACACAtgacaataataaaatgattggCTTACTTCGTTCTGGCAGCTCAGCCAGTGCATTGAGGGCTGTAACTGGCGCAGTGTACTTTGGAGACCCTGAGCTGAAATAAATCTCGATTTCATTaacaatattctaatttattaaattattatatactttAGTAAATGCCAATACTGTACATTGTATGAGAAAGGgtagaatttatatatttaggtCGATATTCACAAAATAATAATGCTAAAGGTTGTTCCTAATTAAAAGTCTAAAGACTATTTGTATCAGTTGTAATTCTTAGAGCAATTCTCAAAGCATGTTAGATTGATTGTGAATATGGTCTAAGGACCgaataattaataatcattatGCAGCCTGCAGTTTTACACATCATACCAGCAGGGGGTAGATATTTACTTTGGCCTCAAGTGAAGGAACTTACCCAAACTTCTGGAAAGACGAATCTTGAACACTAAAGCCTCGTGGACTTGCGGGCACTGCATAATCTAACCCAAAAATCCAAAAAGAATAAAGTAAGTATGAACCTGAGAcctgtgtgtgtaggtctggGAACAAAAGAGATGAAGCATCCATACCAGTGTTTGCATGGCAGACATCTCCACGAGGGCTGTTAGGCACCTGAGGCGAGGGCTCAGAGTAGGTCCGCTTATGCCGGATCACTAGAGGTGGAGGAGGACTTCTCTTTGTATTGAAACTAACCTGGCTCCAGCTATCTGGGGGACTCATGGGAGGAGGAGGCGGAGGAATGGCTGGTGCTGAAACAAAATAAGAAGAGACAGGAAGAGCCTGGAAATGGGAAACTTATAGTACAGTACCTCTGATTCAGCAAAAGTATTTTCTACTGGAACATTTCTACAATACTCTAACAAATTTCATTGTGAAATCCTTCTTAGGTATTTTACAGCAGGAGAGCATAAAAATTCCTCTTGAGACAAAATTAATGGTTACATGAAATACTTAAGATTTGcaatttattttccttactTTTGTAAATtacactgtgttttattttccaagATAGAACTCCATACAAAGTATGATCTACTTATTGTATTTCAAACCGTGGATTTTTTCTACTCATTTCAGAAAATGTCACTATCACTGTCCTTCAGGAATTTTTCTTTTAAGGCTGCATAATGCAAATACAACAATTTCCAACTGGTCATTTGCCTTTATGTGATTTTGTTAAAGCTCTTAAAGGATTGCACAATTTAATTATGATATTACAATTTACTCAGATAATTGTAAAAATGCAACAAATGTATTACTTTAAGGTTGCAAAAACTTGCTAGATATaccatatatttattattaaatataagaaCTTAATGCGATTACATTTATACCATTGGTGTCTCAAGTATtgctttatatagttttatagatactatatatactatatatttaataaactatatatatatagtttttgtgttttgcatgtctactgttaattattattgtaacatgaaattaataaaatatttaaccaTTTAAAGCAATTTTTACTTATTCCGCTGCAGCTGTGTTTTTATGTATGAAACACTTCATGTATTTTGCTTTTGTAACTCACTCCCTTGTATTGCTGATAATTCCCCACTTGGGAGCGCAAATACCACTAACCGTATTCACGTTTTTCTCATGCATTTACAATTTTGCCACATGTATGGCGTGCGTTAAAAACATATTGTGCCTGTCTGCTTTGaacactgtaataaatatatctaGTAATGTCTTTGTGATTTCTTTACATTGGCAGCcacaaatggaaaaataaacactttatgtTTCTAACAATGCTTTACAAAAGCAATTTTccatttcagaaatgtttatagacctttaataaactcattttcaaaaaatatatagttaaatatatatatatatatatatatatatatatatatatatatatatatatatatatatatatatatagttcagCAGAAAGGGAGCTAGTATAAGgtgacagacaaacagagaaaaagtCAGGAATCTTATCTAACCTCTTACTCTTGGGGGCAGAGGAGGTGCTGgcgaagaaggtggaggaggtggaggactGCTACGTGTCTGTGGGATGGGAACAGCAGAGATTTCCCGCTTGTTCTCGTTTCGTGGCAGCATGCGACTTACATTGAaaattcctcctcctcctcgtcctcctccaCGATTATGAGATGAACTGATGCTGTGGTACACACTGAATGGACGGGCAAAGCGATCCTTTTTCACAGGACCTGACTGCACTCAGAGGTAAACAACAgcaattacaatacaataaaataaagacaatatTCATAATTTTGAGGAATAATTATGAAGTATTTCCACATTTTCATAAAATTCAAGCATGTTTGTAAACTACAAGATTTGATACatgaataaagtaataatatagACTGACCTTATCCTCCAAGTCATCATCACTTTCATACCAATCATCTTGCCGCAGTTTCCACTCGTACTCCACATGAATGTGCATGTTAAACTGGTTGTTCTGTGCCTGCTGGATCTAAACAGCAAAAatcagatgtttgttttttgtttctaacATTTATTGTCATAATATTTTTGATAATAGTTTGAATCAAATTGTACTGTGTTGTTCAACCTCAGTAAAGCAATTTTCAACTAAGAAAACAAGTCTAGACTACATTCAGCAGTTGAATGACTGCCTATATGGTTGCTAAGAATTATGAGCCATGACCCAAGCTGTGTACCAGTTCTTCACAGTGAGTGTGCTTCAGTCTTCGAGCAATATCCAGGGCAGtctcattattttcattttctataaaacCAAAACAGTTTCCAACAATAGTTATTAACTTCTTTTACTCAAATGACTAAACTGCATTATATTTGTTAATGAAGGTAATATATTATTAAGTAAGTGCTGAATGAAAGGACAGAGAGGAAGGCAGATTTTCTCACTGATATGTGTGTTGGCTTTGGCTTTCAACAGGAGCTTCAGGCACTCCGTTTTATTGTGCAGACAGCagtagtgcagtgcagtgttccCCCTCACAGTCTGTGAGTCTAGATTATTACTGAAAAAATGAAACAGACTTATCTCTAACAACACATTCCCATGGTGCTAATTCTTATTTCCTTCCACTggtttgtgcttttgtaaattttttatttttttgctgtttctaTATCTCTCTGTTCATTTCCCTTTAAACTAAAATAACAGCTCCAGACAGTTCCACATGTGCATTCACTATTCACATGCAACTGTTGAAATATACAGATGGTGttccattaaattttttttacaaatgactTCACACTTCACTTAATTATTTCTCAAAAGAATGCTTTCAACAGAAAGCTATAGTGGCATTGTGTGTTGCTCCGAGGAACACACAATGAGTCATGCATTACAAAGTGAGGGATGCAGTATAGGACATAGTCGTACCTGAGCTACATTAAGGGATATCAGATCTTAATGTGAAAAAAGTACATCAATGCAGTCTCACCAGTTGTGTACCAGGAAGTCAACTATATGCAGTGATGTCCGATCAGCCAATAAAACAGCCACATGCAATGCAGTCTCTCGTTTTTCCTTGAAGAATGAGagacaaaataattaatatcattaattGATCACCTGTGTATAGGTGCTAGTTGTTAATTTACCCTGAAATaatattgttttgattttcCACCCTCTAGCTGAACCTCCCCTATTATGTAATAGCTTTAAATCTGAGTAGATGAAGACATCTACTGCATCTTTTAGACTACTACAAATGCAACGTTACAGGGGATCTGAAACCCTCAAAGAGAAAATCCACAGGAAATCCTTTCTTTCCACTTGGAAAACAGGGCCAATTATGTTCCTTTGGATTCCCAACAACAGACTGCTTTAGCATATTCACAATGACAAGAATCACTGTAACAATGATCTAACAATCAGACTTCTCACTTCccaaatacatttgaattttcgtcatacattttacataaatgttttacttttttacatttacattgccAGAATTTATCATCAATGAACAAAAAGAGCAAATAAAGTGAAGgcacaattataaaataatttattacttGAATGACAATGATGTCttaaaaaatgattgaaaaatatttagacttttttttacatcattttacaTGTCTTTGCCTGaacatgtattttttcttttgtagtaTTTGTATGCATGGAAAATTATCAagactgaaaaaaattaattgttcaAAGGTTTCAGGGTGTTTGAAAAACTTCAAAAAGcgtttattatatacattttccaaAATTCCTAACCTATGTTTACGTACGTACATAACTcagcaaaggtgtgtgtgtgtgtgtgtgtgtgtgtgtgtgaatgtgttattgtcttttttgtgtgtttttgtgtgtatacctgtagtGGACTGGGCACAGGTAGGCTGAGGTCAATCTTTTCTGTGTACAGCTGCAGAAGGCTGAAGATGTCTCTCGCTTGTATGGCCTCCTGTAATCTCCTGCGCAGGGTGTCAGGTGAACCGATACTCCGCTGAGCAAACCGACTCTCTATATACTTAGCCAGGATGAACTCCTTACGTATCAacctacacatacatatatgtgtatCATTATAAGAATTCTTTACTATTCACAAGGGGAAACAATTACCActcataaaaaatctaaattgtgatctttttatcatttcatattcatattttgaTCTAAAACTAATGTTTTCAGTCAAAACATATACAGAATAGCCGAATTTGACCAGATCATACTTACATGTCACATTCTGCAGATGGTTTCAGAGATGGACTGGGGAGGCTGGCCTCCATGATTTCATTGAACCCTGTGTTTCCTACATTTTTTGCCAGCTGAACAAAGACATAGAGAAAATGCAGAACCCATACATTTGTCTAAAGTTGAATTCAgattaattttataattgtttgCAGAGTTTGCGTCCATGTTTGGATGATAAAGAACCTCACCAGGAGTTCAGAAGTGCCCAGTTTatccagagagagagactggatGCGAGAGTAATGGACGCCCATCTCTCGATGAATGCCTGAGCATTCAATACATGTCAGGATGCCCAGGTTTGTAGAGATCCACGTAGGATCTGAAAACAATGCAGTGTAAGTTGAGAACATTTAATGCTTTCAGTCAATTGCTAAGATCCAAGTTACTAGTTAAGGCTGATCCAGActtattctgttcttttttatatGCATAATCACTTTATGATTATGTCTATACATTGTGAACCCAGGCTccaaagctcttttttttaagttttaaaatgGTAAGAGTGAGTAACAAACAGGTAGTGTTTGCCCTTCCATTCAACATCACAAGCTGCCATCACAAGCTTTAGACTAAAGTCGTTACATTTTGCCTTCTTGATGCACTGTTAATGAGCTGTGAATTACAAAACTAGTTTTCCATAGCAAAGAATTTGACTGAAGTTTAATGAAGACATTATAATAAAGCATGAAAATCAACATGAGCCATTGTGGTAGTGTGGTAGGTTTTATctagtgtgtatgtttattaatttatttattactagtaAATATAATGTGATTTGTAATCTGGTTAATGTACAGTAATCCCATTTAAGTTCTTTAATGTAACCACcggacaccaccccaaaaatgcatttttttttttttatgtttaagccgtaaatcatcctcccacacattttaaacacacacagaaaacatttgcaagaatatagcaagatgaattttgtgtaaattcgcAGCAATACAGTGTACGttatttatagtgagtacatgtactgtagagTATAGAGTTTTGTAAAGCATAGAGAAGCATAGCGTTGAAGAGCTGAAGAaggttgaagtgtcctatgacgTCAAAAAAAGGCTGAGTTAAAGATACATGTCACCgcattctttactttcattGGCTAAATCTGGTGACATATGTCTAACTTTTTTACATCAGAGGACACtttaaccaataaacaagcaaactGTAATGCTACTTATTTATGGCATAATCAGATATATAATGCTTAGATAATTAATCCTGAAGACATCACAATTAAGTTAATCAATTAAGTAGAAGCTCAAGAATTTTGTACTTGTTTAAACTTGTTAGAACAGCCTGTTCACCTGAACGCAGTTGGGTGGAGGTTCTTTAAAAAGGTTAATCTGACTACTTGAAATTCAGAACCATGTTGTGAGCTGTGACTCATTGTTCGATTTAATGGTAATAAGATAGCTCTACAGATGGGTGACAaaagatacaaaaataaaaaaactttatagtGTGTATGGACCATTACAGTACTATACCGTTTATaatattacagtacattactgtaaatatttttatggtTGGTTACTGTTGTTTCAATCCATAGCATTTGAAAACAGATACACATTTTTCTCTAAACAATGGTACACTgtgataattattttattcttgtgACAGTGTGTTGTAGAGTTGAAGTACCTGGAGCACTGCAATCACAGCAGACATGGTTACCCGGCATGCGAAGGATGTCTTCTGTGATCGCCCGGGTCAGATCCTCTACACTGCTTCCTCCACTGTGTTTGTGCTCATCTAGAGCCACATTCAGTGCCTCCTGCTTACTGTTAGTCAACACTGAAAtccacctgaacacacacacacacacacacacacacacacacacacacacacacacacacatatatatatatatatatatatatatatatatatataaaatgcatttattgatgtaggtatgtatgtaggtacaggtatgtatgtatgtatgtatgtatgtatgtatgtatgtatgtatgtatgtatgtatgtatattcaGTAAGATACTTAATTAAAGAAAGCTAATCTATCAAAACACAAGGGCACACAATAGGAACAAGTCAAAACTATTGTTCCTATTATTGTCACGTTTCTGCATTTATGTgaattatagtatattattacAGAACTTATTGCATTAATGTGTTTAAGTTCTGACACAGCATTCTTATTGTGTTTTCATATATAATATTCTTTCTCTGGTTGTGTGGTTATCAGCAGCCCTTACCTCTGGCGTTCAGATCAGGTCAATTAATGGCTTAAGATTTTTAATCACAGAAACTGGAAGAAGCTAATATATCAAAGGCCTGTTTTCTtcggaactgtgtgtgtgtgtgtgtgtgtgtgtgtgtgtgtgtgtgtgtgtgtgtgtgtgtgtgcgtgtgtgtgtgtgtgaaagtgtgtgtgtgaaagtgtgtgtgtgtgtgtgtgtgtgtgtgtgtgtgtgtgtgtgtgtgtgtgtgtgtgaaagtgtgtgtgtgtgtgtgtgtgtgtgtgtgtgtgtgtgtgtgtgttggaattAACAAACAAGCActcttttatataattatataacacTTCACTGATTGATTGGGTAAGCACGATTCTTTGCTTTAGTATagacaaatcaaaatcaaaaaagCTTGTTAACTCTTGGGACTCATCATCAGTCCTGACATTCATCAATTTTTTCATCTTACTTTCCAATGAGTCTCTAAGTACTCTAAGTACCACCTGTATGCATTGCATTTATATGCATTTCTTTGTATGTAGGTtgccaaacaaaataaaaatattctttcaATTTCAAagctttttatgattttttgcCCATGTCAAAACAGGCAAAAGCAATCATTTTGAGAGTACAACTTACGCTACACAGTCAGGCTCATCCTCTGTGAGAAAGTGATAAGTGCGGTTATCTGCAACAAAGACACACATGAACAAACACAACCATGGATCAGTTAAACACTGACAGttaataaatgttacataagGAAAATGACAATTCCTGTACTACCACAATGTTCCAAGTAAACTAGGAGTGTATACAACTTGTAAACACTACAAGAATCCCATTCATAAAGAAGGTTAATATACcaggtttataaaaaaaaaaaaacaatgattggGAAACTTTAGTACCGCAGTATGCATGATTATTAGTACTTTCTAATCATTACTCACGGGAGATGAGGTCAAAACATTTCTTGTCCTCCAAACTGGGTTTGACCTGGCAGGTCAGGAGGTTCAATTTGGCTGGTGATTTATTTGGCTTAAAGAGGGTACAAATATAGAACAATTATTACAGTGAAAATGCCTTTAATGTAATTGTACATTAATGTCtgatgtaaaatattatatgtaCTATACACCAGTGTTGTGTAAATTTCTTATTAACGAAACATAGCAACAGCTGcaaatttgcattttgataAAGCTGTCAGATAGACTAGAGCTAGATACTAAAAGTAACAGAGTGGTTCTGCTTACAGTTCCGTGAGCGATAGTGAGATAGCAGTTCTGCACAGTGCACTTCCTTTTCTGCCATATTCGTCTCAACCTGTAGCAGGCAAAAATATGTTTACAGCACACACCCTATGAATACCAACTCAATTATCTTAATACAGAGGCAATAAAAAGGCACTTTTTCACAAATTTAACGATTCTGATCTTTTAAAAGCTATAGTCTACATttctgataaaataaataatgtagacTACAGGTTCCAATAAGTACCACTGTAGGTTTTGAAGAAAAATTGTAATAGATACAATATGTGGTGGAAAAATATGCTCAGAAATAGTCATTCTTAAACACAAAGGTTAAACAGATACAAATCAATATGGcaataaacatgtttatttaccCATCACTTTTCTTATAGAGGTAGCCTGATTTCTCTGTTCCATATTGCTTGTTGCCTTGAAGTTGATGCATGTTGTATACGGTCTGTTTACATAAAGAGTCctacagcaaacacacacacacacacacacacacacacacacacacacaaacaaacacacagagcacaaTTACAGTCTGATATTCTTGGTGGAATTAAATTAAAGTGTACATGGTGCCTGGGCTCTAATGCTTTGAGCTGAGTGACTCAACTTTTACCAATTAAGGAATGGTTAAGATAAATAAGCACATAATATGCTGATTACACCATGACTGCTTGTGCATTTGGGCCTACTATAAACTGCATTTACAGTGCAATTATAATTGTAAGGGTATTTGAATAAAGAGAGTCTCAGTAaagcattattaatatttatttggatTATTTATAAGACACAAATGCAAAGTGTCCTTCACTTCTGATGTGGCCAGAAAGGCAGAGTCTTATAAAGTAACATCACAAAGTGTAACTTGCAGGAACCTGGCCTTACTTGATTATTTCACTAGAATGCACTAAGCAATGAAAATATAGTAATATTGAAAGCAAAACATAAACAATGAAGACACTAGATGAAAAACACAGATTTGTAGCAAAAATATCACTTCTAATGATTGAATGTCCACACATGTAtcattgtgtatatactgtagaaaAGCATAAAAACAAACTTACCCTCCTTGTCTAATTGAgtgcatttgagaaaaaaataaatgttatcaattaattatatataaaccatAGAGTATTTTGTCTGTAACtgtaaaacataataaatatacacatactgaaCACTTTATTATGAACGTGTACACCTTCTGATTTGTGAAATTATCTTAGGAATAATGGTGTGGAATACATCAATTATGACGGTATTAGCAAGCAGCTCATATCAGCAACATTCAGTGCGTGGAGTTTGGAATGTATAATCAGTCTCTGTCCATCGCTAGCGATAATTTTATatgtgagaagtgtaagttaGTTATCTCTTTAACGGAGAAGATCCTAGCATTAGAGGAGTACATCCAGAGTCTAGACAGAATTATTGAGTGTGAGaacagtccaggttctgcagggaaGAGTCTTGATGCCTTAGGATGAGTTAGCATTCCCCCAACTCCAgaattagagccctcgcagctgGGTCATTGGGTGACGACTCGGCAGCATACTcacaaagccaaagctaaccaTTAGGCTTGGGCGCACCATTCCTCTTTACTTCACTTGAAACAGCTCTGTTTATAGGAGACTCTCTTGTGAGGCACATGATATTAACTAggcctttaggggcaccagcaccATAGGTTAGGTGTATACCTGGAGCCAGGGTGCTGGACATAGCAGGTCAAATTAGGTTCAAAagaggagctaatgatatacgacTTCGACAGTCAGAGCTTACTATAACAATaaagaggtgtgtaaattagcgaaggaaTTGTCCGATGCTGTAATATACtttggccccatcccaatgcggtGTGGTAATGTAGCTTACAGCAGGTTATGTtcactgaactgctggatgtccaagtggtgctaaataaaaatttagGCTTCATagataattggagcaattttaAGGGCAAGGCTATCCTGTTAGGGCAGGatggtatccatcccactctgGAAGGtactgctctcatttcttgtagtataggtcatagtctcagaataGCACTAGTTAACCAGTGActatccagagccaaggccagggagtaGACAATCAGGCTAAACcaaccgtctgctagctgcacagagtcgtcactcagggtCCAGGGTCCAGGAATGAATCAGAACATTATAGGATCCACTCATAGTGATGAACACACTCTTAATTTAATACTAACATTTGGAttcgatataaaaaaaaaatatagccaTAATTGCCatggttgtagcacagcagaactgctcacatctacttaagATTAACATTttaggatctgtcttaggcccacagcttttctttttatatatcctgcctctgggtgaaatgaTATGTAAACATGAtattagcttccattgctatgctgatgatacacagttgtatatttcaacAAAGCCAGATGAGACAGATCAGCTtaaaattttggagtgtgtaaaggacataagacagtggatgcttgataacttccttctgttAAACACAGATAAGGCAGAAGTACtgttactaggaccacatgcagctagaagtaaactttccgattacgtagcatttCTGGATGGTCTTTccgtctcagtgtgtacagcagtcaaaaaccttggtgtgattattgaccctagtctgtcctttgaggctcatgtaaataacattacaccgaatttttttttttaccttagaaatattgctaacaTTAGAAATGTGATAATGTTACAGGATgcactttactgtctgggtgttcacataagtgcataaataagcttcagttagtccagaatgcagcagtaagAGCCCTTACTAgatctaaaaaaatatgatgatcAAATatgctcccaattaaatctcgcattgattataaaatactactactgatgtataaagcacttaacggtctcgtgccccagtatctgagtgaacttctgtaccaatatgatccccCACActtacttagatcaaaaggtgcaggctatttgttggtacctcaaataatgaagactacagcagggggcagatctttctcttaaaaagtcccacagttatggaacagccttccaattagtgtttgggactcagacacagtctcagttcAAGTTGTTTAAGTCGAatgctgaaaacatatttatttaatcaagccTTTTATCGGAAGGCTTTTCTTAGATAAAgaacagatctggagggatcatggatatagattgtccggtgaactgggatatttgtatgctgttcaCGCGTTCACTTAGgtttgttgatgttgatgttggtgtGGCAGGCCAGCTCTTATCCTAGAGATCCCTCatatctgtgttaccttctgaaTCCCCCTTtcagttatgctgccatagtgagtcttgccagagtctttaacttttatacaacaataaggatacttaataatccatatctttctctccctgtcacccctattctctctctctctctctctctctctctctctttctctctctctctctctctcttcatcctggcctgcctctggatggtgttctcctTGAttgaggccactctgtgcagctggggatgttttCAGATCAACAatctggggatccatgaaattacagactAACGCAGGAGCTTTaaagatttggatttggactgtacttaatgtcaacagtctgctacactgactcaggactacagtttgccttcgatcaccatcactacatacctcaacatcgttttgctgtaataaatagGCATTCTCTTCCACCcaaatgagtctggttcctcttaaggtttcttccttttgccATGTCAGGGAGTATATGCTTTGCCACAGTCGTCACCGGCTTgcttattagggacaaacttacacttataaagaacaatcttattcattctttcttaccCTGTTATGTGTGttaagctactttgagacaatgtccattgttcaaAGCgctataaagaataataaaaaatgaattgaactgaattgatttaaatatgcaaacatttacaaaatagtATGAAAAGACTACATTACATACAACTAAATGTAACAGAATGAGTAACTAATCTGTAACTAATCACTGGGTTGAGGTCACTGAATCAGTCTCTGTTAAAATCTTATCATACAGCATCCTACTGGGTTCTTCTGTTTCTCCATCTCAGGAAAATCCTTATTCTATGAGATTCTGGATAAGAGCATTCCGCTCTCAGAGAGGAGTCAGAAAAATCC includes these proteins:
- the unm_sa1614 gene encoding arf-GAP with SH3 domain, ANK repeat and PH domain-containing protein 2 isoform X2, with the protein product MPEFISVEEFISETLEDYSSPTTSSFITKMTSCRNSVNNIEEALDCDRIVLQKMKKASKAKHASGLDHISHLELYINSMEKLAVNFRNSGEQEVASAFNKFAEFSKELLTPMKNLLKSMLHNINFFLDSLVKGDLKEVKGDLKKPFDKAWRDYESKFNKIEKEKRELAKQYGMVRTEVSGGEIAEELEKERRMFQLQMCEYLIKVNEIKTKKGVDLLQNLIKHYYSQGNFFQEGLAVTENLKQYIDTLSGKLSSIKHSQDEEKRQLFSLRDQLRPALQPELKETRRDSLCKQTVYNMHQLQGNKQYGTEKSGYLYKKSDGLRRIWQKRKCTVQNCYLTIAHGTPNKSPAKLNLLTCQVKPSLEDKKCFDLISHNRTYHFLTEDEPDCVAWISVLTNSKQEALNVALDEHKHSGGSSVEDLTRAITEDILRMPGNHVCCDCSAPDPTWISTNLGILTCIECSGIHREMGVHYSRIQSLSLDKLGTSELLLAKNVGNTGFNEIMEASLPSPSLKPSAECDMLIRKEFILAKYIESRFAQRSIGSPDTLRRRLQEAIQARDIFSLLQLYTEKIDLSLPVPSPLQEKRETALHVAVLLADRTSLHIVDFLVHNCNNLDSQTVRGNTALHYCCLHNKTECLKLLLKAKANTHIKNENNETALDIARRLKHTHCEELIQQAQNNQFNMHIHVEYEWKLRQDDWYESDDDLEDKSGPVKKDRFARPFSVYHSISSSHNRGGGRGGGGIFNVSRMLPRNENKREISAVPIPQTRSSPPPPPPSSPAPPLPPRVRAPAIPPPPPPMSPPDSWSQVSFNTKRSPPPPLVIRHKRTYSEPSPQVPNSPRGDVCHANTDYAVPASPRGFSVQDSSFQKFGSGSPKYTAPVTALNALAELPERSFQADGESHPSHFLYSTVQSRSSRSGRQGPALSPTSPPSVSLDSNGSSSSFCLSAPRPLPRQTLIKSNLRRVKAMYDCAADHHDELTFSEGDVLVVLAEEDADWWHGYIEGQPNKTGLFPASFVSILPE